A window of the Archocentrus centrarchus isolate MPI-CPG fArcCen1 chromosome 9, fArcCen1, whole genome shotgun sequence genome harbors these coding sequences:
- the LOC115785838 gene encoding eosinophil peroxidase-like: MNRFLCLLAVGLYLCLQCQVNEAHLSRSYIEKTVLAAKAKVDAAYRYSRQQSVDRVRRDARYEDVVRLMKQPRGVSRIVVRSADYLATSLQMITDNLERRHKRSINATDFLSDQDLQTLIGLTGCSPRQRIPACETTQNLQAYHSASGVCNNRRNTRWGASNIPFLRWLPPVYENGFSTPKDWTPDRPINGHVLPLVRDVSNRILATANSEVENDPLYTFLVTIFAQLSDHDLTFTPTSPSITTFSDGINCETSCVRQDPCFPIPIPSSDPRFGINSKDCLPFTRSAPACGSGNNCLNLGASTVRQQINTLTAFVDASQVYGSDDAKARSLRDFSTDEGLLRVNRQFNDNGRELLPFATGSTNPCATRARITDDTTAQEVPCFVAGDDRSNENIALTSLHTLLLREHNRLARALVLLNPQWNGERLYQEARKIVGGYMQVITYRDFLHHIVGPDFISRQLSTYPGYNSNVDPSIANVFATAAYRFAHIMIQPFIFRLNETYQDHPQYPSPLLHKSFNAPWRVIFEGGMDPILRGLVGSPAKLGTQQHIMSDELRDRLFKFSARLALDLGSLNMQRGRDHGLPGYNQWRKFCGLSQPQNLSELAAVLNNTDLAMELLDLYGTPDNIDVWLGGVSEPFVPGGRVGPLFACLISNQFQRIRQGDRLWWENEGVFTEAQKSSLRNVSLARIICDNTGITELPEKPFLYRPRDAGYTQCSNISAFDLSPWKQEAQGPRGPPGPPGPPGPAGTSGPAGPAGPAGPAGPRGPPGPPGPPDNQPKAAFSVKLGSSSPKALSPIIFRDLIYNGQNSYNTKNGQFTCDQPGVYEFDFSLTINKNAATVDLLKNGALVLHAYTTKHTGYLIASGSINVQLSKGDKVWLVINQSGNIISSDSYFNGHLVFKV, encoded by the exons ATGAATCGGTTTCTGTGCCTGCTGGCTGTAGGCCTCTACCTGTGCTTGCAATGCCAGGTGAATGAAG caCATTTGAGCCGGAGCTACATTGAAAAAACTGTGCTGGCAGCAAAGGCCAAAGTGGACGCAGCCTATCGGTATTCAAGGCAACA GAGCGTGGACCGTGTGAGGAGGGACGCACGTTACGAGGATGTCGTGCGGCTAATGAAGCAGCCCAGAGGAGTCTCCCGCATTGTTGTGCGCTCTGCTGATTACCTGGCTACCTCTTTGCAAATGATCACTGATAATCTTGAAAGGCGTCACAAACGCTCCATCAATGCCACAG ATTTCCTCTCTGATCAAGATCTGCAGACCCTCATTGGTCTGACAGGCTGCTCTCCACGTCAGCGCATCCCTGCTTGTGAGACGACTCAAAATTTGCAGGCATATCACAGTGCAAGCGGTGTCTgcaacaacag GAGAAACACCCGCTGGGGGGCCTCCAACATACCTTTTCTCCGCTGGCTCCCTCCTGTGTATGAGAATGGTTTTTCTACACCTAAAGACTGGACCCCTGATCGTCCTATCAACGGTCATGTTCTTCCCCTG GTAAGAGACGTGTCCAACCGCATTTTGGCAACAGCGAACTCTGAAGTGGAGAACGACCCACTCTACACTTTCCTGGTGACAATTTTTGCCCAGCTCAGTGACCACGATTTGACCTTCACCCCTACCTCTCCATCTATTACCACATTCAGTGACGGCATCAACTGTGAAACGAGTTGTGTGCGCCAAGACCCCTGCTTCCCCATTCCA ATTCCCAGCAGTGACCCCCGGTTTGGCATTAATTCAAAGGACTGCTTGCCCTTTACTCGGTCAGCACCAGCGTGTGGCTCCGGAAACAATTGCTTGAACCTCGGCGCGAGCACTGTCCGTCAGCAGATCAACACTCTCACGGCCTTCGTTGATGCAAGTCAGGTCTACGGTTCAGATGATGCCAAAGCTCGCTCCCTCCGGGACTTCTCCACAGATGAGGGTCTTTTGAGAGTCAACAGGCAATTTAATGACAACGGCCGTGAGCTTCTGCCCTTTGCCACAGGGAGCACCAATCCGTGTGCCACCCGAGCTCGCATTACCGATGATACCACTGCCCAGGAGGTGCCCTGCTTTGTCGCTG GTGATGACCGCTCAAATGAGAACATTGCACTGACCTCTCTGCACACACTCCTGCTGCGTGAGCACAACCGACTGGCACGCGCTCTGGTCCTCCTCAATCCACAGTGGAATGGAGAGAGACTCTACCAGGAGGCCCGCAAGATCGTGGGTGGATATATGCAG gTGATCACATACAGAGACTTCTTACACCACATTGTAGGCCCAGACTTCATTTCCAGGCAGTTGTCCACCTACCCCGGTTATAATAGCAATGTGGATCCCAGCATCGCCAACGTGTTTGCCACAGCTGCTTACCGTTTTGCTCACATCATGATTCAGCCTTTCATTTTCCGTCTTAATGAGACATACCAGGATCACCCTCAGTACCCCAGCCCACTGCTGCACAAATCCTTCAACGCACCATGGAGGGTCATCTTTGAAG GTGGTATGGACCCTATCTTAAGAGGACTGGTGGGCAGTCCAGCTAAGCTGGGGACTCAGCAGCACATAATGAGTGATGAGCTGAGGGACAGGCTGTTTAAATTCAGTGCTAGGCTGGCTCTGGATCTGGGTTCGCTGAACatgcagagaggaagagacCATGGACTCCCTg GTTACAACCAGTGGCGCAAGTTCTGTGGACTGTCACAGCCACAAAATCTCAGTGagttggctgcagtgctgaacaacacagatctggCGATGGAGCTGCTGGATCTTTATGGCACCCCTGACAACATTGATGTGTGGCTGGGAGGCGTATCAGAGCCATTTGTCCCTGGAGGAAGAGTGGGACCCCTGTTTGCCTGCCTGATTTCAAATCAGTTCCAAAGGATTCGCCAGGGAGACAG ACTTTGGTGGGAGAATGAAGGAGTCTTCACTGAGGCTCAGAAGAGCTCACTGAGGAACGTATCACTTGCCCGTATAATCTGTGATAACACTGGTATCACTGAACTCCCTGAAAAACCTTTCCTGTACCGGCCTCGAGATGCTGGCTACACCCAGTGCAGTAATATCTCCGCCTTTGACCTCAGTCCATGGAAGCAGGAGG cacAAGGCCCACGTGGACCTCCAGGACCTCCAG GACCACCTGGCCCTGCTGGCACCAGTGGTCCTGCTGGCCCTGCTGGCCCTGCTGGACCTGCTGGCCCCCGTGGACCTCCTGGCCCTCCTGGACCTCCCGACAACCAACCGAAAGCTGCTTTCTCAGTGAAACTCGGCAGCAGCTCCCCCAAAGCTCTCTCACCGATCATTTTCCGTGACTTAATCTACAATGGACAGAACAGCTATAACACTAAGAATGGGCAGTTTACATGTGATCAGCCGGGTGTTTATGAGTTTGACTTCAGCCTCACAATCAACAAGAATGCTGCCACTGTGGATCTGCTGAAAAACGGAGCGCTTGTTCTGCACGCATACACCACAAAGCATACTGGTTACCTGATTGCCAGTGGCAGCATTAATGTTCAACTTAGCAAGGGTGACAAGGTCTGGCTGGTTATAAACCAGAGTGGCAATATCATCAGTAGTGACAGCTACTTCAATGGGCATCTGGTATTTAAAGTGTAA